DNA from Spirochaetota bacterium:
TCCTCGAGCATTTATTGGGAAATCGATAAAAGAATTGGATATCCGCGCAAAATATGGGGTTGATATTATTCTTATAAAGGCTAATATAGGAAATAGATCCATGATTAAAACATTGCCACAGCCTGATTATAAATTTTCCTATAGCGACTCTTTAGTAATATCGGGAGAGATAAGTAAAATTAATGTTATAAAAAATATTTGAAGTGATTTTATACATATATCATATTTATATGTTAAATCTAAATCAAAAATGTGCAATTTATTTATATAGGGAAATTGGTGGTTGTACCCGATTAGCAGACTGTTATTAGCGTGAGATAGTCGGTATTAACCAAAAGGATACTAAGGAGATTATCTCATGGGGGAAATAGCAAAGAATTACACATCAGAATATACTTAACTGTGTTATTCTACTCCATAGCCAATGATTGATAGTGACGGGATATTCCATCTATTTTACGATGTTGTCAGTCATCCTGAGTTTGATCCTGCTGACTGGCGTTAGGTCGTGCTTGCTCATGTAATTTTTACTGACGGGAAGAACTTCCCTGAGATTGAGCATGATATATTCACCTATGTAAACGATGATTGAAAGAAGTATGAGGTTCGCGTTCCATCTGTTCTTTAGGAAGGGGATATGTTTTAAATGTGGTTTGCAGGAAATGGGGATATTTCACTCATCTTTCAACCTGAGTTTTTTATTGGAATAGGCTATGCAACATTTGGGGCAAATTGTTAATAGAAGTCATCTTGCCAGTAGAGCTGGTCGTAGGGTGACTGCAATGTTAATCAATATTTCATTTGTCAATGTTTGATATATTGAATTTATTATATATGGTGAGTTATTAATTTTTATAAAATGTGTTAGTAGTGGATAATTGTTTAATTTTTTCAATAGATTTCTTTTGGGGTTGACTTTTTACTGCTTTGATGCAAAATTTTTCCTATTATTATTATAGAATGGATTGCAAGGAGCCCTTATGCCATCCCGAAAACCAGAAACCCTGGGTGAGCTTAAAAAAGAATTTTCATATCTACCAGATGTTCGTAATGAGATGCGAATAAACCTAATTAGAAAACTAAAGAACAATGAAACGCTATTTCCCGGATTAATAGGATATGATGATACTGTTCTTCCAGGTTTAATAAACGCAATCCTTTGTGGGCATAATATCATAATCTTAGGAGAGAGGGGACAGGGAAAGACTAGAATAATAAGGAGTATGATTAATTTTCTTGATGAGGAGATGCCGATTATATCCGGCTGTCCAATAAATGATGATCCATTTAAACCAATATGCGTTGATTGTAAAAATAGTCTAATTAAAATGGGGGATAACCTTCCCATATCCTATGTTCCCAGGGATAGGAGACTGGTTGAAAAACTGGCTACCCCTGATGTTAGCACAGCAGATCTTATCGGGGAGGTCGATCCCATCAAGATTGCACAGGGAAGGACGTTGGATGATGAAACATCTATTCATTTTGGTCTGGTACCAAGAGCTCATCGAAGCATCTTTGCCATTAACGAACTCCCTGATCTAGCAGAAAAGATACAGGTGGCTTTCTTCAATATTATGGAGGAGAATGATTTTCAGATAAAGGGATTCCCGGTGCGCCTTCCTCTTGACATCTTGATAATAGCAACGGCCAATCCTGAGGACTATACAAATAGGGGTCGAATAATAACCCCACTAAAGGATAGATTTGATGTCCAGCTAAGGACACACTTCCCACGTGAGAGGAGCTACGAGATTGAGATAATGGAGCAGGAGTCCAAGCTTCCTGATTTTGATGGCCTAATTTATTTTATCCCCCAATTCATTAAAGAGATTTTAGCTGAGATGACCTTTCAGGCAAGAAACAGCTTGGAAATCAATCAGAACTCTGGCGTTAGTTGTCGTGTATCCATCCGGAGTTATGAGTCTATTATAGGCAGCGCAGCCAGGCGCTGCTTTGAGGTGGGAGAAGATACAGCAATACCCCGCATTACGGATATGACATCCACCTATCCTGCCATTATAGGAAAAGTGGAACTAGAGTATGAAGCGGTTGATAGTAGTGAGGTTGAGCTTATACAGGATCTTGCCAAACGAGCTATAA
Protein-coding regions in this window:
- a CDS encoding magnesium chelatase; translated protein: MPSRKPETLGELKKEFSYLPDVRNEMRINLIRKLKNNETLFPGLIGYDDTVLPGLINAILCGHNIIILGERGQGKTRIIRSMINFLDEEMPIISGCPINDDPFKPICVDCKNSLIKMGDNLPISYVPRDRRLVEKLATPDVSTADLIGEVDPIKIAQGRTLDDETSIHFGLVPRAHRSIFAINELPDLAEKIQVAFFNIMEENDFQIKGFPVRLPLDILIIATANPEDYTNRGRIITPLKDRFDVQLRTHFPRERSYEIEIMEQESKLPDFDGLIYFIPQFIKEILAEMTFQARNSLEINQNSGVSCRVSIRSYESIIGSAARRCFEVGEDTAIPRITDMTSTYPAIIGKVELEYEAVDSSEVELIQDLAKRAIKLVFDEHFKVEELSSIVESFKKGKTMEVSQSIPSQDYMDGLKSIAGMGKAVKSLINTNNPPEVSSAIEFILEGLHLSNMLNREEKGEGLIYK